The genomic window AAAAGGGCGCCCGATGTTTCAACGATTAGCAGACGAATTGTTGGATGCATATAAGAAGCAGGGGGTGGCGATAACCCAGAGGGAAAATACGCATAAGATGGCCGAAGCCAATAAGGCTTTTGCACATTTTGCTTGGTCAAAATTTTAGTATTTAGTACAGAAAGCTTGGTTTATGAATATTGAAAAAATGAGAAATTTCGGTATCGCAGCGCATATTGATGCCGGTAAAACAACTACTTCAGAGCGAATTCTTTATTATACGGGCAAATCATATAAAATGGGAGAAGTCCATGAAGGTACAGCAGTTATGGATTGGATGGAGGAGGAGCAGAAACGCGGAATTACCATTACCGCTGCGGCAACCACCTGTTCATGGAACGATTATCATATTAATTTAATTGACACGCCAGGTCATGTGGATTTTACCATAGAGGTTGAACGCTCCCTTCGCGTTCTTGATGGTGCTATATGTGTTTTCTGCGGAGTTGGAGGGGTGGAGGCTCAGTCTGAGACGGTTTGGCGTCAAGCTGACAGGTATCACGTGCCTAGGATATGTTTTGTAAATAAAATGGACCGCATTGGAGCGGATTTCAATAAAGTGGTTGGTGAAGTTAACGAGCGGCTGGGAATGAAGGCGATCCCCATTCAGTTGCCATTAGGGCGAGAGCAGGACTTCAAGGGTGTTATTGATTTGGTTAGTATGAAGGCAATGATTTACTCGGACGATGTTGACAAATTGGGGGTGAATTTTTCAGTTGAGGAGATTCCTGAGAATTATAGGAAAGAATCTCTTGCACAACGTGAGAAGATGATCGAGGGAGTAGCAGAACAAGTTGATTGGCTTACTGAAAAATTTTTAAACGGAGAAACAATAACAAACGATGAAATAAAAAAAGCCATCAGGGAAGGAACGATCAACTTAAAGCTTGTGCCAGTAATGTGTGGTTCTGCTTTTAAGAAAAAAGGGGTCCAACTACTTCTTGACGCAGTTTGTGACTATCTGCCTTCTCCGCTTGACAGGAAATCAATCGTTGGTACGAACCCGTATACTGATGAAGAAGTATTGAGAAAACCACTCCCCAATGAACCATTCAGTGCCTTGGCCTTTAAGATAGCTTCAGATAAACACGGTGATTTAACGTTTATCAGGGTTTATTCAGGAACAGTAAATGCTGGTGCGCGGGTAATTAATTCGGGAAAAGACAAAAAAGAGCTGGTCAGTCGTATTTATAAAATGCATGCAAATACAAGAGAACAGGTAGAGTCTCTCTCTGCTGGTGACATTGGAGCGGTGGTTGGTTTGAAATATACTGTTACCGGTGACACCTTATGTGATGCTGACCAGCCAATCGTACTTGAGAAAATGGAATTTCCCGATACCGTGATATCCATGGCAATTGAACCAAAAACTGATGCAGAAAAGGAAAAATTGGGAGTCGCTTTATCAAAGCTGGCAAAAGAAGACCCGACATTTAAAGTTCGCATGGATAAGGAAACGGGACAAATGATTATTTCTGGGATGGGCGAATTGCACCTGGAAGTAATTAAGAACCGAATGCTGAGTGAATATAAGGTAGATGCCAATGTGGGCGCACCAAAGGTATCTTATCGGGAAACGATTGGGAAAAAGGTAGAAGTTGAGGGTAAATTTATTCAGCAGACAGGCGGTCACGGTCAGTATGGACACGTTTGGATTACCTTGGAGCCTTTTAAAGGCGAAGAACCGGTGAGTTTTGAGGATGCGATTGTGGGGGGGAAAATTCCAAAGCAGTATGTCCGGTCGGTGGAAAAGGGAATCAAGGAAACGGCTGCAACTGGTGTGGCTGGTGGCTATTCATTAATTGATATAAAAGTCACACTGACTGATGGATCAACGCACCCGGTAGATTCGTCTGATTTAGCATTTTACACGGCTGCAAGCATTGCACTGCGAAAAGGTGTGGAGATGGCAAAGTCGATATTACTAGAACCCATCATGTCTTTAGAAATTGTAGTTCCGGAACAGTATATGGGAGATGTGATAAGCGAGATCCACAGTCGCAGGGCGAATATCATTGAAATGGGCACACGGGGAACTTTAAGAATTATCAAGGGAGATGTTCCGCTTGCAGAAATGTTCGGGTACTCGACGGTATTGCGATCGATTACTCAAGGCAGGGGTACATTTACCATGGAACCGTTAGAATATAGACCGGCGCCTGCTAAGGTTTTCAGTAGTGTGGCATAACGTTTCTTCAAAACAATCGGAGGTTTAAGCGATGGGTAAAGAGGTATTTAAGCGAACGAAGCCGCATGTGAATGTGGGAACGATAGGGCATGTGGATCATGGTAAGACGACGTTGACGGCGGTAATAACGCATGTATTGGCGAAGCAGGGGTTGGCAAAGGAGAGGCCGTACGATTCGATAGACAAGGCGCCGGAGGAGAGGGAGAGAGGGATAACGATAGCGATATCCCATGTGGAGTATGAGACGCAGAAGAGGCATTATGCGCATGTTGATTGTCCTGGTCATGCGGATTATGTGAAGAACATGATAACGGGGGCTGCGCAGATGGACGGTGCGATATTGGTGGTGAGTGCGCCGGATGGTCCGATGCCGCAGACGCGGGAGCATATACTTTTGGCGAGGCAGGTTGGTGTGCCGAGGATTGTGGTGTTTATGAACAAGGTGGATATGCTTGAAGACAAGGAGTTGCTGGATTTGGTGGAGATGGAGGTAAGGGAGTTGTTGAGCAAGTATAATTTTCCTGGTGACGAGATACCGGTGGTGAGGGGTTCTGCGCTTAAGGCGAATGAGTGTGGGTGTGGTAGTGCGACGTGCGCGAATTGCGGGCCGATATTGAAGTTGATGGAGGCAGTGGACGCGTATATACCTGATCCGGTGAGGGAGATAGACAAGCCGTTTTTGATGTCGGTGGAAGATGTGTTTAGTATTAAGGGTCGTGGCACGGTAGGGACGGGCAGGGTGGAGCGCGGTCGTGTGAAAGTGGGTGAAGAGGTGGATATCGTTGGGATCAAGCCGGATGTGAAGAAGTCGGTGGTGACTGGGGTGGAGATGTTTAATAAGACGCTGGATGAGGGTCAGGCTGGCGATAATCTTGGGGTATTGTTGAGGGGTGTGGAGAAGGAGGATCTGGAGCGCGGTCAGGTGTTGGCAAAGCCTGGGAGTATAACGCCGCACAAGAAGTATGAGGCGGAGGCGTATATTCTGACGAAGGAAGAGGGTGGTAGGCATACGCCGTTCTTTAATGGGTATCGGCCGCAGTTTTACTTCAG from Candidatus Brocadia sp. includes these protein-coding regions:
- the fusA gene encoding elongation factor G, whose product is MNIEKMRNFGIAAHIDAGKTTTSERILYYTGKSYKMGEVHEGTAVMDWMEEEQKRGITITAAATTCSWNDYHINLIDTPGHVDFTIEVERSLRVLDGAICVFCGVGGVEAQSETVWRQADRYHVPRICFVNKMDRIGADFNKVVGEVNERLGMKAIPIQLPLGREQDFKGVIDLVSMKAMIYSDDVDKLGVNFSVEEIPENYRKESLAQREKMIEGVAEQVDWLTEKFLNGETITNDEIKKAIREGTINLKLVPVMCGSAFKKKGVQLLLDAVCDYLPSPLDRKSIVGTNPYTDEEVLRKPLPNEPFSALAFKIASDKHGDLTFIRVYSGTVNAGARVINSGKDKKELVSRIYKMHANTREQVESLSAGDIGAVVGLKYTVTGDTLCDADQPIVLEKMEFPDTVISMAIEPKTDAEKEKLGVALSKLAKEDPTFKVRMDKETGQMIISGMGELHLEVIKNRMLSEYKVDANVGAPKVSYRETIGKKVEVEGKFIQQTGGHGQYGHVWITLEPFKGEEPVSFEDAIVGGKIPKQYVRSVEKGIKETAATGVAGGYSLIDIKVTLTDGSTHPVDSSDLAFYTAASIALRKGVEMAKSILLEPIMSLEIVVPEQYMGDVISEIHSRRANIIEMGTRGTLRIIKGDVPLAEMFGYSTVLRSITQGRGTFTMEPLEYRPAPAKVFSSVA
- the tuf gene encoding elongation factor Tu → MGKEVFKRTKPHVNVGTIGHVDHGKTTLTAVITHVLAKQGLAKERPYDSIDKAPEERERGITIAISHVEYETQKRHYAHVDCPGHADYVKNMITGAAQMDGAILVVSAPDGPMPQTREHILLARQVGVPRIVVFMNKVDMLEDKELLDLVEMEVRELLSKYNFPGDEIPVVRGSALKANECGCGSATCANCGPILKLMEAVDAYIPDPVREIDKPFLMSVEDVFSIKGRGTVGTGRVERGRVKVGEEVDIVGIKPDVKKSVVTGVEMFNKTLDEGQAGDNLGVLLRGVEKEDLERGQVLAKPGSITPHKKYEAEAYILTKEEGGRHTPFFNGYRPQFYFRTTDVTGVVSLTGGAEMVMPGDNVKVNVELLTAVAMDEGLRFAIREGGKTVGAGVVTKIIE